The genomic interval CCCAAGAGACAAATATTGCCGGACCCGAAATACAACAGTCGATTGATTTCGCAGTTTGTAAACGGTCTCATGCGCGACGGAAAGAAGAGCACCGCCGAGCGGATTATGTATGGGGCTTTGAAACGCATCCAGGAAAAGATGAAGGAAGATCCGTTGAAGGTCTTCGAAAAGGCCATGGAGAACGTCAGACCCGCGTTGGAAGTCAAGTCTCGCAGGGTCGGCGGATCGACCTATCAAGTACCTGTGGAGATAAGAGGCGCACGAAGAACGGCCCTCGCCATCCGGTGGATTATTTCATTTGCGTTCAAACGGGGGGAGAAGGCCATGGAGTCCAAGCTGGCTGCAGAGTTTATGGATGCGGCGGGCAAGCGTGGCGCTTCGATAAAGAAGAAAGAAGATACGCACAAGATGGCCGAAGCCAATAAGGCATTCGCCCATTATCGGTGGTAATTTGTTTTGGGGGAGTTTCTGGAAAGATCCGGCGGCTCCCTTTACTGTCTAACGAATAAGGTCGTAAGGTGCCCGCTTCAGAACGTACCGTTTCTTTGCGCAACAACCGAAATATCGGGCTGATGGCCCATATTGACGCGGGAAAGACTACCACTACTGAGCGCATTTTATATTACACGGGCGTTTCGTACAAAATGGGAGAGGTCCATGAAGGCTCGGCCACCATGGACTGGATGGAACAGGAGCGAGAGCGGGGCATCACGATCACTTCGGCGGCAACGCCCTGCTTCTGGCGAAACTGCCGGATAAACATCATCGATACACCGGGCCATGTGGATTTAACAATCGAGGTCGAGCGTAGCCTGAGGGTATTGGATGGCGCAATCGGCGTGTTTTGCGCGGTGGGAGGCGTTGAGCCTCAGTCCGAAACGGTATGGAGGCAAGCGGACCGTTATCGCATTCCAAGAGTGGCCTTCATAAACAAAATGGATCGAACAGGCGCCGACCTGGATCGGTGCCTTGGAATGATGGAGACGCGCCTGAAGGCTCGTCCACTGTTGCTTCAGATTCCTATAGGTGAGGAACGGGATTTTCGAGGCATGGTGGATTTGATCAGAGGGAAGGCTCTGGTGTGGGACGGATCGTCGCTGGGTTCCGTTTTTCGCGAAGAGCCGGTACCGGATGAATTGAAAGACCAATACGAGCTTAGGCGGGAAAAGCTGTTTGAACACTTGGCGGACCTGGATGAAAGTGTGATGGAAGCGTACCTTGAAGGAAAACCGATGGGCGAAACCGAGCTGAAAGCGGCTGTGCGGAGAGCCACATTGGATCTGAAGGCCGTTCCCGTCTTTATAGGGTCCGCATTCAAGAATAAAGGGATTCAGCCGCTGCTGGACGGCGTAGTGGACTACTTGCCTTCTCCAATGGAAACAGGCGGCATCTCAGGCGTAAATCCTCAAGGCGA from Deltaproteobacteria bacterium carries:
- the rpsG gene encoding 30S ribosomal protein S7; the protein is MPRRREVPKRQILPDPKYNSRLISQFVNGLMRDGKKSTAERIMYGALKRIQEKMKEDPLKVFEKAMENVRPALEVKSRRVGGSTYQVPVEIRGARRTALAIRWIISFAFKRGEKAMESKLAAEFMDAAGKRGASIKKKEDTHKMAEANKAFAHYRW